GGATTCACTTCAAATAACCTTTTTTGTACACCTTTATGCCTACCTTTCATATTAGATCCATTGTCATATCCTTGATCTCTAATATCATCAATATCAAGCTCAAGATTGACTAAAGCATTTTTAAGATGCATAAAAAGCCCAAGTCCCGAAGTATCATCAACATCTAAAAATTGCACCCAATATTCTTCTACTTTTGTGAAACTTTTTGAATCATTTAAACATCGTATGACAATGGATATTTGCTCTTTGTGACTGATATAAGGAGTACAATCTAATatgattgaaaaatattttgctcGTCTTACCTTTGCAAGTATTGTTTTTCTTACCTTGCTTTCCAACATCTGTATCgactcattttgaattttgcaaCCAAGATATGTAGTATAAGTCTCATGGTCTTTAATCCGTCGGAGGTGCTCTTTCATTACTGGATCAAACTCTGCATTCATTTCAATCATTTGTAGAAACAAACCATTGTTTTCAACATAAAGTTTTTCACAACTTCCTCGAAATGCTAAGTTATTTTTCGCCAGTTGTTGAACAACTGCGATTATCCTCTGTAATGTTTGTTTCCTATGCTCTCTTTCTTTATTAATTTATACTTGTAGTCCTGCATCAATCAATTTATttgtcttcaatcttctttccAATTCAAGCCAATTTGTTATACACTCCATATGCTCCTTACTCGCTTCATGATTTGCAAGATATCGACTCAAATTATGCCAATCATTGTATACTTCATTAGCTAACTGGCCATATCCAGTCTTGGTTACTTGCTTCTTGAATAACTTacatcaaaaacaaaaaatcttGTTACAAGAAACTGAATATAATAACCATCTTCTATCACTTTTGTCCCCGTTTGGCAAAATTCTCTTATAATGTGACACATTGAAATGCCTGTTAGCACTATCTTTAGGAAACACATTTATGACATCTCTATTCAGACCTCTTTCTACTAAAAGGTTTCTAACTTTTTGATCAATGTTGTCCCACTTTGCCGGATCATCAGACCAAGTTTCCTGATTCAAGTTCTCATATTGAACAAATTCTTCATCTTTCTCATGATCATTGAATACATCCACATCGACAGAATCAAGGACTTTTTTAgtatcaatctcattctcatccaaTTCATTATCTTGTTCTCTGCTAATTGAATTATCAACCGTGTTTTCAACCTCTGCAACTATGTTTTTGTTTGAAATAAAGTACTTGTTGATATCTCCAGCTTGACTTTGAATCATTTCTTCAATCtttagctttttttttttttttagaccCAGCCCCTTATAATGTATTGTATTTCACAGGGACAAAAGTGACTCCACCAATCACATCTTCTTAAAAACAATTCTCTTAAAAATGTATTAAATaacatatacacacacatactcATACATATATACGTGTGTATATCCATTTGCTAATAATTGCTCTTATAGTAGCAAATCTTGCACTCCTCCGAAGATTTTGTAGAAAACAAGACATGTTAGGTATATAGGTATTCCAAATTTAGAATAAGTTGAACACAAACCGACATTAATCAAAGATTAAAGTCACTactaaaaaatcaaaaaaattcTTCAATGATCACAAACAACCATGGTTCGCTGTCGCGGTTGCGGAGATCGGAACGGATGCTACCGTTCCAGTTACAATGAAATTTCGCGGAACAGTCGCGGAACgggcatttaaaaaaaatattataaatatataaaaattaaaaattttggaaaatatttagaaatataaaaattaaaataaatatcatttaaatagattatttgatgtaaataagaaatttaatttgACGACGGTTTTATCCAAACAATGAATGTGCTCAAAATTGCATTACGTGCAGTAGGACCTACAATTGCATTATTTGTACTAGAAAGCAAAGATACGTGCATTATTAAATCCGTCGCTGATTCGAATTTGCGATGGTTTTATGAAAAATCGTCtctaaatatagcgacggtttttattcAACCGTCGCAGATTTTAATTTGGCGACGGTTTTATTCAAACCGTCGCTAACTATAGTGACGGTTTTATTAAACCCGTCACCGAtgtaaatcggcgacggttgaATAAAAATCATCGCTACATACATAAAACCGTCGTTAGTAGCGACAGTTCAAAACAAAACCGTCGCGAATTGCGTTCCGATTCCGTTCCACCGTTATATCTCCGTTTTCCACCGTTATATTCCCGTTTTCGGTATATGAAACGCCGATACAAGCCATCAACCTATACACCCCGGAACCTCGTCAAGGTTGCTGACGTTCCGGTTCCGAAACGCCCGTTCCGACCGTTCCGTTCCCGTTTCGGCGAACCATGCAAACAACTCATATATGATCTAAATTATTTTGTAATGCATTCATTTTTGTCAAACATATTGTAGGCAACATATGCAATTTTCCATATACTATAAAAATACTACTTTTATTAGTATATGATACAAATTTTCAATGCTCAAGGAAGCAAATTTACAAAtaggttttcttttctttttaagcACGAGCAGATTTTCTAACGTTTTTCATTCTGGCTACAAGACTATTAATTTGATTTGGTTTTGGGTTATAtagtattatatataataattttttttaaaaaaggagaTGAGCATGAGCATTGGACTCACTTGACTCTGAATAAGCACGGCCCTGAATACGATCTTAACAAAATTTTCTGGATAAATAAAGCATAAGGAGAGGTCTAGATTAACTACTTTTGGGGTCAtggtataattttttatataccAAAAATACTTCtctcaaat
This window of the Primulina tabacum isolate GXHZ01 chromosome 12, ASM2559414v2, whole genome shotgun sequence genome carries:
- the LOC142520343 gene encoding uncharacterized protein LOC142520343, giving the protein MIQSQAGDINKYFISNKNIVAEVENTVDNSISREQDNELDENEIDTKKVLDSVDVDVFNDHEKDEEFVQYENLNQETWSDDPAKWDNIDQKVRNLLVERGLNRDVINVFPKDSANRHFNLFKKQVTKTGYGQLANEVYNDWHNLSRYLANHEAKFDPVMKEHLRRIKDHETYTTYLGCKIQNESIQMLESKVRKTILAKVRRAKYFSIILDCTPYISHKEQISIVIRCLNDSKSFTKVEEYWVQFLDVDDTSGLGLFMHLKNALVNLELDIDDIRDQGYDNGSNMKGYVIFWSNTMDLYIVLLFYQVVEDFQRSREGSQTKSEAESLVLYELENFEFLFGVVLWYKLLHAINTVSKFLQSENMDIDVAIKLLQRIVLFLEEFREDGYDKAMVEAKEMACEMGIEAVFREKRVIRRKKQFGESNSEENLENSLTHKGCSDINGDDLFSELTFLKYSLPREAKSVIDVANYFKKMDGCFPNAHIAYKILLIVPITVTSTE